In Oryctolagus cuniculus chromosome X, mOryCun1.1, whole genome shotgun sequence, a single window of DNA contains:
- the TSC22D3 gene encoding TSC22 domain family protein 3 isoform X5, which produces MDLVKNHLMYAVREEVEILKEQIRELVEKNSQLERENTLLKTLASPEQLEKFQSRLSPDEPAPESPEAPEAPDGSAV; this is translated from the exons ATG GATCTAGTGAAGAATCATCTGATGTATGCTGTGAGAGAGGAGGTGGAGATCCTGAAGGAGCAGATCCGAGAGCTGGTGGAGAAGAACTCCCAACTGGAGCGGGAGAACACCCTCTTGAAGACCCTGGCGAGTCCAGAGCAGCTGGAgaagttccagtcccggctgagCCCCGATGAGCCAGCTCCTGAATCCCCAGAAGCACCCGAGGCCCCTGACGGCTCTGCGGTGTAA
- the TSC22D3 gene encoding TSC22 domain family protein 3 isoform X3, producing the protein MNTEMYQTPMEVAVYQLHNFSISFFSSLLGGDVVSVKLDNSASGASVVAIDNKIEQAMDLVKNHLMYAVREEVEILKEQIRELVEKNSQLERENTLLKTLASPEQLEKFQSRLSPDEPAPESPEAPEAPDGSAV; encoded by the exons ATGAACACTGAAATGTATCAGACTCCCATGGAGGTGGCGGTCTATCAGCTGCACAAtttctccatctccttcttctcttccctgcTTGGAGGGGATGTGGTTTCCGTTAAGCTGGATAACAG TGCCTCTGGAGCCAGCGTGGTAGCCATAGACAACAAGATCGAGCAGGCCATG GATCTAGTGAAGAATCATCTGATGTATGCTGTGAGAGAGGAGGTGGAGATCCTGAAGGAGCAGATCCGAGAGCTGGTGGAGAAGAACTCCCAACTGGAGCGGGAGAACACCCTCTTGAAGACCCTGGCGAGTCCAGAGCAGCTGGAgaagttccagtcccggctgagCCCCGATGAGCCAGCTCCTGAATCCCCAGAAGCACCCGAGGCCCCTGACGGCTCTGCGGTGTAA
- the TSC22D3 gene encoding TSC22 domain family protein 3 isoform X4 encodes MEAQAKKEDKREARTKSAMAFQPPYSPSLFRKRDNASGASVVAIDNKIEQAMDLVKNHLMYAVREEVEILKEQIRELVEKNSQLERENTLLKTLASPEQLEKFQSRLSPDEPAPESPEAPEAPDGSAV; translated from the exons ATGGAAGCACAGGCAAAGAAAGAAGATAAGAGAGAAGCAAGGACAAAGTCAGCCATGGCATTTCAGCCTCCTTATTCCCCCAGCCTCTTCCGCAAAAGGGACAA TGCCTCTGGAGCCAGCGTGGTAGCCATAGACAACAAGATCGAGCAGGCCATG GATCTAGTGAAGAATCATCTGATGTATGCTGTGAGAGAGGAGGTGGAGATCCTGAAGGAGCAGATCCGAGAGCTGGTGGAGAAGAACTCCCAACTGGAGCGGGAGAACACCCTCTTGAAGACCCTGGCGAGTCCAGAGCAGCTGGAgaagttccagtcccggctgagCCCCGATGAGCCAGCTCCTGAATCCCCAGAAGCACCCGAGGCCCCTGACGGCTCTGCGGTGTAA